Proteins from a genomic interval of Oncorhynchus clarkii lewisi isolate Uvic-CL-2024 chromosome 15, UVic_Ocla_1.0, whole genome shotgun sequence:
- the LOC139366834 gene encoding serine/threonine-protein kinase pim-3-like, with amino-acid sequence MSQKRLQNVKNSIKVQNKGLRMKRKSRFNVDRGKRPTKKRSSQQAITKMVSLVLPCPQLTQSTLQKLQIESEADPDWPTPMETRAISKMPRKKGLPTPKMEDKGTQCDMGSKRKRMTFFQDLDSDDLRAAKKIKVTMASGSYSSFGSSTSTDASTSSERTDSKGSEVCDKHKTKVRRNPPRRASFTSLYNVGKLLGQGGCGSVYEGTRKEDGREVAIKYIPKGVSEYYLTIPGTTHRLPLEVALMQIVSRPPVCEHVLELVDWFEQPRKFILVLERPTSCMDLYDYCETMGGKLNEAMARVIMLQVVLAVRHCRDRGVIHRDIKVENLLVQTDTLNVKLIDFGCGDLLREKLFRDFAGTTEFSPPEWVLDGKYQGRKATIWSLGVLLFGLVNGDLPFRKEAEIIRGRLRFKRGISKECRDLVRWCLKQDPLKRPVLEQILLHDWLSDRARP; translated from the exons ATGTCCCAAAAACGACTGCAAAATGTGAAAAATAGTATCAAAGTTCAA AACAAGGGGCTGAGAATGAAGAGGAAGAGCAGGTTCAATGTGGACAGGGGCAAACGCCCAACCAAAAAACGGTCCAGCCAGCAGGCCATAACCAAAATGGTTTCCTTGGTGCTCCCTTGTCCTCAATTGACACAGAGCACTCTCCAGAAACTGCAGATTGAGAGTGAGGCTGACCCTGACTGGCCCACTCCTATGGAGACCAGGGCAATTTCAAAGATGCCAAGGAAAAAGGGCCTACCAACCCCCAAGATGGAGGACAAGGGAACCCAATGCGACATGGGATCAAAGAGGAAAAGGATGACTTTTTTCCAAGATCTGGATTCAGACGACCTTAGGGCTGCTAAGAAGATCAAGGTCACCATGGCATCCGGGTCATACAGCTCCTTTGGCTCCTCCACATCAACAGATGCATCCACCAGCAGCGAGAGAACTGACTCTAAAGGTTCAGAAGTCTGTGATAAACACAAGACCAAAGTCCGGCGCAACCCACCACGCAGAG CCAGTTTCACCTCGCTCTATAACGTGGGCAAGTTGCTGGGACAAGGAGGCTGTGGGTCCGTCTATGAGGGAACACGAAAGGAAGATGGGAGAGAA GTCGCTATTAAGTACATTCCTAAGGGTGTATCAGAGTACTACCTCACAATT CCTGGAACAACGCACAGGCTGCCCCTGGAGGTCGCCCTGATGCAGATCGTGTCGCGGCCCCCTGTCTGTGAACACGTGCTGGAGCTGGTGGATTGGTTCGAGCAGCCAAGGAAGTTCATCCTGGTCCTGGAGCGTCCCACCTCCTGCATGGACCTGTACGACTACTGTGAGACGATGGGTGGGAAGCTCAACGAGGCCATGGCGAGGGTCATCATGCTCCAGGTGGTTCTGGCGGTACGGCACTGCCGCGACCGCGGCGTCATCCACCGCGACATCAAAGTGGAGAACCTGCTGGTGCAGACGGACACTCTGAACGTCAAGCTCATCGACTTCGGCTGCGGGGATCTGCTGAGGGAGAAACTCTTCAGGGACTTTGCTG GCACTACAGAGTTCTCCCCCCCTGAGTGGGTTCTGGATGGAAAGTACCAGGGGCGGAAAGCCACTATCTGGTCCCTGGGTGTGCTTCTGTTTGGCCTGGTCAACGGTGACCTGCCCTTCAGGAAGGAGGCCGAAATCATCCGAGGACGCCTGCGCTTCAAGAGAGGGATCTCCAAAG AATGCAGAGACCTGGTCCGCTGGTGCCTCAAGCAAGACCCTCTGAAGAGGCCCGTTCTGGAGCAGATCCTCCTGCACGACTGGCTGTCGGACCGGGCTCGCCCCTAA